From a region of the Cucumis sativus cultivar 9930 chromosome 6, Cucumber_9930_V3, whole genome shotgun sequence genome:
- the LOC101214252 gene encoding prostatic spermine-binding protein yields the protein MEIANASLGVTLGDGSLACASNCLAALLASALVNTQRLAQDSLGAFLINPEMKGDSSTLCPSSTPLDAGGDVDDDDEGDGDGDLSEGEGEEDLSSEDGDDYTNNLNDNNKSNSKKNPEGGAGGAEENGEEEEEFDGEEDQDDDGDDDDDNDDGDEDDDDEDGDDDDDDDGGEDEDEVADDEDEEDEDEDEEALQPPKKRKK from the exons ATGGAGATAGCAAATGCTTCATTAGGTGTCACGCTCGGTGATGGCTCACTGGCATGCGCCAGTAATTGCTTAGCTGCTTTACTAGCTTCGGCTCTGGTCAACACCCAGCGCCTGGCTCAG GATTCTCTTGGTGCATTTCTGATCAATCCTGAAATGAAAGGAGATAGTTCCACCCTGTGCCCCTCGTCCACACCGCTCGATGCTGGAGGAGATGTTGATGATGACGATGAAGGTGATGGGGATGGCGACTTGAGTGAAGGTGAAGGTGAAGAGGATTTATCATCTGAAGATGGAGATGACTACACCAACAACCTCAACGATAATAACAAAAGTAATTCTAAGAAGAATCCAGAGGGTGGAGCTGGTGGGGCGGAAGAGAatggagaggaagaagaagagtttgACGGGGAGGAGGATCAAGACGATGatggtgatgatgatgatgataacgATGATGGCGATGAGGATGACGACGACGAAGATGGTGATGACGACGACGATGATGATGGTGGAGAGGATGAAGACGAAGTAGCAGATGACGAGGACGAAGAGGACGAGGACGAAGACGAGGAAGCACTCCAGCCTCccaagaagaggaagaagtaa
- the LOC101214973 gene encoding glutathione hydrolase 1 isoform X2, producing the protein MLIRWLVIVLVSIGLLTPTSIARPEVVVASHGAVAADDRRCSKIGMDVLREGGHAVDASVAAALCLGVVSPASSGIGGGAFMLIRSASGKAQAFDMRETAPLLASENMYAGNVASKASGALSIAVPGELAGLHEAWKQHGKLPWARLVQPAERLARLGFKISPYLHMQMVRTESGILGDEGLRNLLTSGGKLLKQGDIVRNQKLAETLRTISRFGVSAFYNGSIGINLIRDIRKLGGLLSMKDLQSYQVKTRVPILSRTMDLEITTMPPPSGGSGVILMLNILAQYKLPSGLLGPLGIHREIEALKHVVAVRTNLGDPDFYNVTEVLSDMLSPKFAEQLKKTINDNKTFHPSHYGGRWNPINDHGTSHLSVVDGERNAVSMTTTVNYYFGAHILSPSTGIVLNNEMDDFAIPANVSANQLPPAPANFIRPGKRPLSSMSPTIVLKNGQLKAVVGASGGGFIIAGTAEVLLNHFAKGMSPFSSVMAPRVYHQLVPNILNYENWTTVLGDHFEVPAETRAVLAKKGHVLEGLAGGTICQFIVQGSSSLRQGDGFGKLVAVSDPRKGGAPAGF; encoded by the exons ATGTTGATACGGTGGCTTGTGATTGTTCTTGTTTCTATTGGGTTACTGACTCCGACCTCCATAGCTCGACCTGAAGTTGTTGTAGCAAGCCATGGTGCCGTTGCCGCAGATGATCGCCGTTGCTCCAAAATTGGTATGGATGTTCTACGCGAAGGAGGACATGCTGTTGATGCATCAGTGGCTGCTGCTCTTTGCCTGGGGGTTGTTAGTCCTGCATCAAGTGGCATTGGTGGAGGAGCCTTTATGCTGATCAGATCAGCCAGTGGAAAAGCTCAGGCTTTCGATATGAGGGAGACCGCACCTTTGCTAGCTTCTGAG AATATGTATGCTGGCAATGTTGCATCAAAAGCATCCGGAGCCCTTTCCATTGCCGTTCCAGGAGAACTTGCAGGGCTTCATGAGGCTTGGAAACAACATGGAAAGCTTCCATGGGCAAGGCTTGTTCAACCAGCTGAACGTCTTGCTCGCTTGGGGTTTAAAATATCTCCATACCTTCATATGCAGATGGTTAGAACAGAATCAGGGATCTTAGGGGATGAAGGGCTCAGGAACTTGTTAACATCAGGTGGAAAATTGTTGAAACAGGGAGATATTGTCCGCAACCAGAAACTGGCAGAAACTCTAAGAACTATTTCTAGATTTGGTGTCAGTGCCTTCTATAATGGTTCGATCGGAATTAACTTGATAAGAGACATCAGGAAGCTTGGAGGGTTACTGTCAATGAAGGACTTGCAGAGTTATCAAGTTAAAACTAGAGTCCCCATCTTATCTCGTACAATGGATCTCGAGATAACCACCATGCCTCCTCCTTCAGGAGGCTCTGGAGTGATCCTT ATGCTTAATATTCTGGCTCAATATAAACTGCCTTCAGGGCTTTTGGGCCCTCTTGGTATCCATCGGGAGATTGAAGCATTGAAACATGTGGTTGCAGTAAGGACGAACCTCGGTGACCCTGATTTCTACAATGTTACCGAAGTTCTTTCTGATATGCTCTCACCCAAATTTGCTGAACAATTGAAGAAAACCATCAATGACAACAAAACTTTTCATCCAAGCCATTATGGTGGCAG ATGGAATCCAATCAATGACCATGGAACCAGTCATTTGTCTGTAGTCGATGGAGAACGAAATGCCGTCTCCATGACTACCACTGTGAACTACTATTTTGGAGCACATATACTGTCCCCAAGTACAGGAATAGTCTTGAACAATGAAATGGACGATTTTGCTATCCCGGCTAATGTTTCTGCTAATCAACTTCCACCAGCACCAGCCAATTTCATTAGGCCAGGAAAAAGGCCATTGTCATCCATGTCTCCTACTATTGTTCTAAAG AATGGTCAACTGAAAGCTGTGGTCGGTGCAAGTGGAGGAGGCTTCATCATTGCTGGAACAGCAGAGGTTTTGTTGAATCATTTTGCAAAAGGAATGAGTCCTTTCTCATCTGTGATGGCTCCCAGAGTTTACCATCAG CTGGTTCCAAACATTTTGAACTATGAGAACTGGACCACTGTGCTGGGGGATCATTTTGAAGTTCCGGCTGAAACAAGGGCAGTCCTTGCGAAGAAAGGTCACGTCTTAGAAGGGCTTGCCGGAGGAACAATTTGTCAGTTCATTGTTCAAGGTTCTAGCTCATTGAGACAAGGTGATGGCTTCGGGAAGCTTGTTGCTGTAAGTGACCCCAGAAAGGGTGGGGCTCCTGCTGGCTTTTGA
- the LOC101214973 gene encoding glutathione hydrolase 1 isoform X1, whose translation MVWPSKVNECAPDRNHGFTMLIRWLVIVLVSIGLLTPTSIARPEVVVASHGAVAADDRRCSKIGMDVLREGGHAVDASVAAALCLGVVSPASSGIGGGAFMLIRSASGKAQAFDMRETAPLLASENMYAGNVASKASGALSIAVPGELAGLHEAWKQHGKLPWARLVQPAERLARLGFKISPYLHMQMVRTESGILGDEGLRNLLTSGGKLLKQGDIVRNQKLAETLRTISRFGVSAFYNGSIGINLIRDIRKLGGLLSMKDLQSYQVKTRVPILSRTMDLEITTMPPPSGGSGVILMLNILAQYKLPSGLLGPLGIHREIEALKHVVAVRTNLGDPDFYNVTEVLSDMLSPKFAEQLKKTINDNKTFHPSHYGGRWNPINDHGTSHLSVVDGERNAVSMTTTVNYYFGAHILSPSTGIVLNNEMDDFAIPANVSANQLPPAPANFIRPGKRPLSSMSPTIVLKNGQLKAVVGASGGGFIIAGTAEVLLNHFAKGMSPFSSVMAPRVYHQLVPNILNYENWTTVLGDHFEVPAETRAVLAKKGHVLEGLAGGTICQFIVQGSSSLRQGDGFGKLVAVSDPRKGGAPAGF comes from the exons ATGGTTTGGCCTTCAAAAGTCAATGAATGCGCCCCTGATCGTAATCACGGTTTTA CAATGTTGATACGGTGGCTTGTGATTGTTCTTGTTTCTATTGGGTTACTGACTCCGACCTCCATAGCTCGACCTGAAGTTGTTGTAGCAAGCCATGGTGCCGTTGCCGCAGATGATCGCCGTTGCTCCAAAATTGGTATGGATGTTCTACGCGAAGGAGGACATGCTGTTGATGCATCAGTGGCTGCTGCTCTTTGCCTGGGGGTTGTTAGTCCTGCATCAAGTGGCATTGGTGGAGGAGCCTTTATGCTGATCAGATCAGCCAGTGGAAAAGCTCAGGCTTTCGATATGAGGGAGACCGCACCTTTGCTAGCTTCTGAG AATATGTATGCTGGCAATGTTGCATCAAAAGCATCCGGAGCCCTTTCCATTGCCGTTCCAGGAGAACTTGCAGGGCTTCATGAGGCTTGGAAACAACATGGAAAGCTTCCATGGGCAAGGCTTGTTCAACCAGCTGAACGTCTTGCTCGCTTGGGGTTTAAAATATCTCCATACCTTCATATGCAGATGGTTAGAACAGAATCAGGGATCTTAGGGGATGAAGGGCTCAGGAACTTGTTAACATCAGGTGGAAAATTGTTGAAACAGGGAGATATTGTCCGCAACCAGAAACTGGCAGAAACTCTAAGAACTATTTCTAGATTTGGTGTCAGTGCCTTCTATAATGGTTCGATCGGAATTAACTTGATAAGAGACATCAGGAAGCTTGGAGGGTTACTGTCAATGAAGGACTTGCAGAGTTATCAAGTTAAAACTAGAGTCCCCATCTTATCTCGTACAATGGATCTCGAGATAACCACCATGCCTCCTCCTTCAGGAGGCTCTGGAGTGATCCTT ATGCTTAATATTCTGGCTCAATATAAACTGCCTTCAGGGCTTTTGGGCCCTCTTGGTATCCATCGGGAGATTGAAGCATTGAAACATGTGGTTGCAGTAAGGACGAACCTCGGTGACCCTGATTTCTACAATGTTACCGAAGTTCTTTCTGATATGCTCTCACCCAAATTTGCTGAACAATTGAAGAAAACCATCAATGACAACAAAACTTTTCATCCAAGCCATTATGGTGGCAG ATGGAATCCAATCAATGACCATGGAACCAGTCATTTGTCTGTAGTCGATGGAGAACGAAATGCCGTCTCCATGACTACCACTGTGAACTACTATTTTGGAGCACATATACTGTCCCCAAGTACAGGAATAGTCTTGAACAATGAAATGGACGATTTTGCTATCCCGGCTAATGTTTCTGCTAATCAACTTCCACCAGCACCAGCCAATTTCATTAGGCCAGGAAAAAGGCCATTGTCATCCATGTCTCCTACTATTGTTCTAAAG AATGGTCAACTGAAAGCTGTGGTCGGTGCAAGTGGAGGAGGCTTCATCATTGCTGGAACAGCAGAGGTTTTGTTGAATCATTTTGCAAAAGGAATGAGTCCTTTCTCATCTGTGATGGCTCCCAGAGTTTACCATCAG CTGGTTCCAAACATTTTGAACTATGAGAACTGGACCACTGTGCTGGGGGATCATTTTGAAGTTCCGGCTGAAACAAGGGCAGTCCTTGCGAAGAAAGGTCACGTCTTAGAAGGGCTTGCCGGAGGAACAATTTGTCAGTTCATTGTTCAAGGTTCTAGCTCATTGAGACAAGGTGATGGCTTCGGGAAGCTTGTTGCTGTAAGTGACCCCAGAAAGGGTGGGGCTCCTGCTGGCTTTTGA
- the LOC101215210 gene encoding uncharacterized protein LOC101215210: MARRKAKKTVKKSSPSPILEAKDEAANDEDVERHAAAIRAIRDVEIGRLITELRLLRSYFNKEQLQTPLLQFFEEKLPRLSISRTGEQGEIEVQWKDTEDELRTNPADGIDIHASLLHRLSIAYPNCSAGMRSFNGFEFSSKSVKTNPFIVENLQIPNFVLEEPSDNLVLGMPDIHQTPGVSNQRLSIGMTPKTRRLPKPGEMLVSIHGSPLGVYKEDNMEAIHESEEG, encoded by the exons ATGGCAAGGCGAAAGGCGAAGAAAACGGTTAAGAAGTCCAGCCCTTCACCTATACTAGAAGCAAAGGATGAAGCAGCGAATGACGAGGATG TTGAACGGCATGCTGCTGCAATCCGTGCCATTCGGGATGTGGAGATCGGGCGTTTGATTACTGAATTGCGGTTGCTTCGTTCGTATTTCAACAAGGAGCAATTGCAAACTCCTTTATTGCAATTCTTCGAAGAAAAACTTCCTAGGTTGTCTATTTCGAGAACAGGCGAACAAGGAGAAATTGAAGTACAATGGAAGGATACAGAGGATGAACTACGCACCAATCCAGCTGATGGAATAGATATACATGCGTCTCTCCTTCACCGCCTGTCGATAGCTTATCCTAACTGCTCTGCCGGAATGCGATCTTTCAATGGATTCGAATTTTCCAGTAAATCAG TGAAAACGAATCCTTTCATTGTCGAGAACCTGCAAATTCCAAACTTT GTTTTGGAGGAGCCCTCGGATAATTTGGTGCTCGGCATGCCAGACATACACCAAACTCCTGGG GTGAGTAACCAACGATTATCCATTGGGATGACTCCGAAAACCCGAAGACTGCCAAAACCAGGCGAGATGCTTGTGTCCATCCATGGATCCCCCTTGGGTGTTTACAAGGAAGACAACATGGAAGCAATCCATG AATCGGAAGAGGGTTGA
- the LOC101212802 gene encoding pentatricopeptide repeat-containing protein PPR5 homolog, chloroplastic, whose product MPLSFSLQFSPTFTPSYSSSQLSRLWLPLPSSIKKAVSTRVVCISTRPSRKFGVKTDRSEAEELVRGIIRNFSDKEPLLKTLDKYVRVMRTEHCFLLFEELGKRDKWLECLEVFRWMQKQRWYIADNGVYSKLISIMGKKGQIRMAMWLFSEMRNSGCRPDTSVYNALITAHLHSKDKAKALVKVLSYFEKMKGMERCKPNIVTYNILTRAFAQAAKVDQVNTLFKDLDESVVSADIYTYNGVMDAYGKNGNIKEMELMLARMKSNQIKPDIISFNLLIDSYGKKQLFDKMEQVFKSLLRSKERPTLPTFNSMITNYGKARLREKAEEVFRKMKDMGYDPSYVTCESLIMMYGHCDCVSKAREIFDGMVNSGKEVRVSTLNAMLDVYCINGLPLEADLLFESAGNMRVFPDSTTYKLLYKAYTKADKKELLEKLLKNMDKAGIIPNKRFFLDALGTIGSSQEKPEPARTRTGSRNSDSSVEKQSSSRTRSGPRNLESNVQKPRSSRTRTGSRNSESGVENHAPELGLA is encoded by the exons ATgcctctttcattttctctgcAATTTTCTCCCACATTCACTCCATCTTATTCTTCTTCCCAACTCTCCCGGCTATGGCTTCCACTCCCTTCATCTATAAAGAAAGCCGTTTCGACTCGAGTGGTCTGCATTTCGACTCGACCCAGTAGGAAATTTGGGGTTAAAACCGACAGATCCGAGGCTGAAGAACTGGTTCGAGGTATAATTAGAAATTTCAGCGACAAAGAACCATTGCTCAAGACACTGGACAAATACGTTCGTGTTATGAGAACTGAGCactgttttcttctatttgaGGAATTGGGGAAAAGAGATAAATGGCTTGAATGTCTCGAG GTCTTCAGATGGATGCAGAAACAACGTTGGTATATTGCTGACAATGGGGTTTATTCTAAACTAATATCTATTATGGGAAAGAAGGGTCAAATTCGGATGGCTATGTGGTTGTTTTCTGAGATGCGAAATAGTGGGTGTCGACCTGATACTTCTGTGTACAATGCACTTATCACAGCACATCTTCATTCTAAGGACAAAGCTAAAGCTTTAGTTAAAGTCCTTTCGTACTTCGAGAAGATGAAAGGAATGGAACGATGTAAGCCAAACATTGTTACTTACAACATTCTTACCAGAGCTTTTGCTCAAGCTGCAAAAGTGGATCAAGTTAATACATTGTTTAAAGATCTCGATGAGAGTGTTGTTTCAGCTGATATATATACGTATAATGGAGTGATGGATGCATATGGGAAAAATGGGAACATTAAAGAGATGGAATTGATGCTTGCTCGCATGAAAAGCAATCAAATTAAACCAGATATCATATCCTTTAACTTGTTGATTGATTCATATGGGAAGAAACAGTTATTTGACAAGATGGAACAGGTGTTTAAGAGCTTACTACGATCGAAGGAGAGGCCAACACTGCCTACTTTCAATTCAATGATCACAAACTACGGGAAGGCACGGCTTAGAGAGAAAGCTGAAGAGGTTTTTAGGAAGATGAAGGATATGGGATATGACCCCAGCTATGTTACTTGTGAAAGCCTGATCATGATGTATGGTCATTGTGACTGTGTTTCTAAGGCTAGAGAAATCTTTGATGGAATGGTTAATTCTGGGAAGGAGGTGAGAGTCTCAACCCTCAATGCCATGCTTGATGTTTACTGCATCAATGGTTTACCCTTGGAAGCCGATTTGCTTTTTGAGAGTGCAGGTAATATGAGGGTATTTCCAGATTCAACAACATACAAGCTTCTTTATAAAGCTTACACCAAAGCTGATAAGAAGGAACTTCTGGAGAAGCTCTTGAAGAATATGGACAAAGCTGGCATCATTCCAAATAAGAGATTCTTCCTCGATGCTTTGGGAACCATTGGATCGTCACAAGAAAAACCAGAACCTGCAAGAACTAGAACAGGTTCAAGAAACTCAGATAGTAGTGTGGAAAAACAGTCATCTTCAAGAACTAGATCAGGTCCAAGAAACTTAGAAAGTAATGTGCAAAAACCAAGATCTTCAAGAACTAGAACAGGTTCACGAAACTCAGAAAGTGGTGTGGAAAACCATGCTCCAGAGCTAGGGTTAGCTTAA
- the LOC101213043 gene encoding cytochrome P450 CYP736A12, with translation MAWVSATIIGLLLLLLLLLLSNYLFEIWLFKNKSKGKKLPPGPKGFPIFGSLSLLKEFPHRDLHRLSQKYGPIMHIKLGLVNTIVVSSPQAAELFLKTHDLIFASRPLTMVSKFLSYGQKNLVFAQYGSYWRNVRKMCTLELLSNHKINSFKSMRKEEVGLLIEYLKEAASDGVSINISSKAASLITDMTCLMVFGRKFGDEELDDRGFKAMMQEVMQLIAAPNLGDFIPFIERFDLQGLNRRMINVSKVFDGFFERIIDEHLKSMGEKKTKDFLDVMLDLMNTECLSYEYRIDRSNVKAIILDMLGAAMDTSATVIGWALPELIRHPQVMKKVKDELENVVGLDTIVEESHLIHLQYLDMVIKEILRLYPPVPLLVPHESLQDCVVDGFFIPRKSRVIVNAWAIGRDPTAWIHPLKFHPERFMDSQLDVKGRDFQLIPFGAGRRGCPGIHLGLTVVRLVLAQLLHCFDWKLLGGMSIDELDMTENFGLTCPRAQDLILIPVYRLHI, from the exons ATGGCTTGGGTTTCGGCTACAATAATTGGGTtactgcttcttcttcttcttcttcttctttcaaattacCTCTTTGAAATATGGCTATTCAAGAATAAGAGTAAGGGCAAGAAATTACCTCCTGGCCCGAAAGGGTTTCCCATTTTTGGCAGTCTCAGTTTGCTCAAAGAGTTTCCTCATAGAGATCTTCATCGCCTGTCTCAAAAATATGGTCCTATTATGCACATCAAATTGGGACTTGTAAACACGATTGTTGTTTCTTCCCCACAAGCTGCTGAGCTTTTTCTCAAAACCCATGATCTTATTTTTGCAAGTAGGCCTCTCACTATGGTCTCTAAATTCTTGTCTTATGGCCAAAAGAATTTGGTTTTTGCTCAATATGGATCTTATTGGAGGAATGTACGTAAAATGTGTACACTTGAATTGCTTAGTAATCACAAGATCAATTCTTTCAAATCCATGAGAAAGGAAGAGGTTGGGCTGTTGATTGAGTATCTCAAAGAGGCTGCAAGTGATGGTGTTTCTATTAATATTAGTTCAAAAGCTGCGTCACTCATTACAGACATGACTTGCTTGATGGTTTTTGGGAGGAAATTTGGCGATGAAGAGTTGGATGATAGAGGTTTCAAGGCTATGATGCAAGAGGTGATGCAATTAATTGCTGCTCCTAATTTGGGAGATTTTATTCCCTTTATCGAAAGATTTGATCTTCAAGGCCTGAATCGTCGGATGATAAATGTTAGCAAAGTGTTTGATGGGTTCTTTGAGAGGATTATTGATGAACATCTCAAGTCTATGGGcgaaaagaagacaaaagacTTTCTAGATGTCATGTTGGATCTAATGAATACTGAATGTCTTAGTTATGAGTACCGAATTGATCGATCCAACGTCAAAGCAATAATACTA GATATGCTTGGTGCTGCAATGGACACATCAGCCACAGTAATTGGGTGGGCACTACCTGAGCTCATAAGACATCCACAGGTAATGAAGAAAGTGAAAGATGAACTTGAAAATGTGGTGGGCTTAGATACAATTGTGGAAGAATCACATTTAATTCACTTGCAATATTTAGACATGGTCATTAAGGAGATTCTTAGGCTCTATCCTCCCGTTCCATTGTTAGTTCCACACGAATCTCTTCAAGATTGCGTTGTTGATGGTTTTTTCATTCCAAGAAAGTCTCGTGTAATAGTAAATGCATGGGCAATTGGACGAGATCCAACTGCTTGGATTCATCCACTAAAGTTTCATCCAGAGAGATTCATGGATAGCCAATTGGATGTAAAAGGAAGAGATTTTCAGTTAATTCCATTTGGAGCTGGTAGAAGAGGGTGTCCAGGAATTCATTTGGGTTTGACTGTAGTTCGTTTGGTATTGGCTCAACTTCTACATTGCTTTGATTGGAAGCTCCTTGGTGGTATGTCAATAGATGAATTGGATATGACcgaaaattttggtttgactTGTCCTAGAGCTCAAGATCTTATTCTCATTCCTGTTTATCGACttcatatttga
- the LOC101215453 gene encoding cytochrome P450 CYP736A12, translated as MAWIWATIIALLFLLSNYIFETWLFKKKSKGKKLPPGPKGFPIFGSLNLLKEFPHRDLHRLSQKYGPIMHIKLGLVNTIIVSSPPAAELFLKTHDLIFASRPLTMVSKFLSYGQKNLVFAQYGSYWRNVRKMCTLELLSNHKINSFKSMRKEEVGLLIEYLKEAANDGVSVNISSKVVSLSTDMTCLMVFGRKFGDEELDDRGFKAMIQEVMQLVAAPNLGDLIPFIAMFDLQGLTRRMKNINKVFDRFFERIIDEHLKSMGEKKTKDFLDVMLDLMKSEDTHEYRIDRSSVKAIILDVLGAAMDTSATVIGWALAELIRHPDVMKKVQDEVENVVGLDRMVEELDLIHLEYLDMVIKEILRLYPPLPLLVPHESLQDCIVEDFFIPKNSRVIVNAWAIGRNPSAWIHPLKFCPERFMGSHLDVRGRDFQLIPFGAGRRGCPGIQLGMTVIRLVLAQLLHCFDWKLPNGTSIDELDMTEEFGLTCPRAQDLIVIPIYRLHI; from the exons ATGGCTTGGATTTGGGCTACAATAATTgcattactttttcttctttcaaattacATCTTCGAAACGTGGCTATTCAAGAAGAAGAGTAAGGGCAAGAAATTACCTCCTGGCCCAAAAGGGTTTCCCATTTTTGGTAGTCTCAATTTGCTCAAAGAGTTTCCTCATAGAGATCTTCATCGCTTATCTCAAAAATATGGTCCCATTATGCACATCAAATTGGGACTTGTAAACACAATTATTGTCTCTTCCCCGCCAGCTGCTGAGCTTTTTCTCAAAACCCATGATCTTATTTTTGCAAGTAGGCCTCTCACTATGGTCTCCAAATTCTTGTCTTATGGCCAAAAGAATTTGGTTTTTGCTCAATATGGATCTTATTGGAGGAATGTACGTAAAATGTGTACACTTGAATTGCTTAGTAATCACAAGATCAATTCTTTCAAATCCATGAGAAAGGAAGAGGTTGGGTTGTTGATTGAGTATCTCAAAGAGGCTGCAAATGATGGTGTTTCTGTTAATATTAGTTCAAAAGTTGTGTCACTCAGCACAGACATGACTTGCTTGATGGTTTTTGGGAGGAAATTTGGGGATGAGGAGTTGGATGATAGAGGTTTCAAGGCTATGATACAAGAGGTGATGCAATTAGTTGCTGCTCCTAATTTGGGAGATCTTATTCCTTTTATTGCAATGTTTGATCTTCAAGGGTTGACACGTCggatgaaaaatattaacaaagtGTTTGATAGGTTTTTTGAGAGGATTATTGATGAACATCTTAAGTCCATgggtgaaaaaaaaactaaagatttTTTAGATGTCATGTTGGATCTAATGAAGTCTGAAGATACTCATGAGTATCGAATTGATCGTTCCAGTGTTAAAGCAATAATATTG GATGTACTTGGTGCTGCAATGGACACATCAGCCACAGTAATTGGATGGGCACTAGCAGAGCTCATAAGACATCCAGATGTGATGAAGAAAGTGCAAGATGAAGTTGAGAATGTGGTGGGGTTAGATAGAATGGTGGAAGAATTAGATTTAATTCACTTGGAATATTTGGATATGGTCATTAAGGAGATTCTTAGGCTCTATCCACCACTTCCATTGCTAGTCCCACATGAATCTCTTCAAGACTGCATTGTTGAAGActttttcattccaaaaaaTTCACGTGTAATAGTGAATGCATGGGCAATTGGTCGAAATCCAAGTGCTTGGATTCATCCTCTAAAGTTTTGTCCCGAAAGATTTATGGGAAGTCATTTGGATGTAAGGGGAAGGGATTTTCAATTAATTCCATTTGGAGCTGGTCGAAGAGGATGTCCTGGAATTCAATTGGGTATGACTGTGATTCGTTTGGTGTTGGCTCAACTTCTACATTGTTTTGATTGGAAGCTTCCCAATGGTACGTCAATAGATGAGTTGGATATGACCGAAGAATTTGGATTGACTTGTCCAAGAGCTCAAGACCTTATTGTCATTCCTATTTATCGACttcatatttga